The genomic window TCGTGCTGGTGTTCGCCGAGGAAGTGGATGACCACGGAGTCGGCATCGACCAGCGCCGCCAGACTGGACGAGGTGTGCGAGATGTTGAAGGAGACGAGCGGGGGCGCCAGCGACAGGGACGCGAACGAGGTCGCGGTGAAACCGATCGGGCCCTGCGGTGAGTCCAGCGTGACGACGGTGACACCGGCGGGATAGTGGCGCATCGAGGCGCGGAACTGCTCGGCGGTGATGCCGCTCAGATCGTCGGGGATCTGGAAATCCGTGGCGGGCCGTTGTGCTTCGGTCACACGTCCGAAACTACGCCGTGGTCGGCTGCGACGGGTGATCGCGTCGCCTGCGGAAAATTGATTCCGCCGGTCGCCGACGTCACTGTTGCGACACCTAGGTCTGGCCTGAATACGCGGAGCGGCGGGCTCGCGTGATTCAGTCGACGTCGATCGGCAGACCGGCGGTGATCCGCACCAGTTCTTGAAAAGAGGTGCGGAACACCGTGTTCGGGTGCCCACCTGCGGCCCACACCTCGCGATGACGGGACAGCGCGGTGTCCACCCAGGTGGGCAGGTTGGTGGGGTGACCGACCGGTGCGACACCGTTGATCGGCTGCCCGGTCACCTCGCGAACCAGGTCGGCGGGGGCCATGGTCAGCGTCCCTTCCAGCCGCTTTCCGGTGGACTCGAGGTCCACCTCGTGCGCGCCGGAAACCAGCAGCAGCACCGGATCCTCGTCCAACAGGAACACCAGCGAGGTGGTGATGGCACCCACGTCGACCCCGAGCGTTCGCGCGGCATCCGCGACAGTGGGCGTCGGTGCCGGCTGGGTCACGATGACACCGTGATGCCCTCGGGCGATGAGGGTGTCCGCGACTCGGCAGGCGATCGGTGGCAATGTCGACCTGCGCATGTCACCAGAGTAGAGCGATTGCGGGTGGTGCGCCCGGCTACTCGGCGAATGCGTCAGTATTCCGGATACCCCTCGCTCGGCCCGAGCATTCGTGCGATCCTGGCGCGTGTGACGTGTGCCAGCTCGGTCACCCTGCTCCCCGAGACCGGTTCGTGCACAACTACTTCGAGTGCTCGATCGAGATCCGCCTGGGACAACGCGAGCAGTTCGACATCGGCCTTGGCCAGCAGCGCGTCCCGATCCGGATAGGGTCGGGCGTCGGCGAGCTTGGCGGCCCAGGTGACATTGCAGCAGCAGTCGAAGAGCGCGTGTATCGCACGGGCGCGCGAGATTTGGTTGAACCGATCAAGGCCGATTCCCTGATGCATCAGCATGATGGCCTCCGAGCCGATGAATTGAGGTTTGCTGACTCGATTAATGATCCGCTCGACAGCTCGGCCGGAACCAGTGCGCCGCATCAATTTTGCGAAGGATTTACATGCCGGGTCACCATCGGTCGGCGGCCTCCCGGCAGCCTTGTGAGCGCCGCGAAGTAGACACCTCTACGCTGGTCAGATGACTGATTGGCAGGCTTTTACCGTCGAAACCAAGGACTACGTCGCGCAGGTGACCCTGACGGGTCCCGGCAAGGGCAACGCGATGGGCCCCGATTTCTGGCGCGAGCTGCCGGAGATCTTCCAGGCGCTGGACGCCGACCCCGAGGTGCGCGCGATCGTGCTGACCGGCTCGGGCAAGCACTTCTCCTACGGCCTCGATCTGCCCGCGATGAGCGGCACGTTCGGTCCGCTGATGGGAGACCGGGCGCTGGCCGCGCCGCGCACCGAGTTCCTGACCGAGGTCCGCAAGATGCAGGCGGCGGTGACCGCGGTGGCGGACAGCCGCAAGCCGGTGATCGCCGCGATTTCCGGCTGGTGCATCGGTGGCGGGCTCGACCTGATCGCCGCCGCGGACATCCGCTACGCGAGCGCCGACGCCAAGTTCAGTCTGCGCGAGGCGAAGGTCGCCATCGTCGCCGACATCGGGTCGCTGCACCGGCTGCCCGGCATCATCGGCGAGGGCCAGTTGCGCGAGCTCGCCTACACCGCCAAGGACATCGACGCCGTGCGAGCCGAGAAGATCGGCCTGGTCAACGACGTGTTCGAGGACCAGGACGCGGCGCTCGATGCCGCACACGCCACGGCACGCGAGATCGCCGCGAACCCGCCGCTGGTGGTGCAGGGTGTAAAGGACGTGCTCGATCAACGGCGCAAGGACGAGGTGGCCGCCGGACTGCGCTATGTGTCCGCCTGGAATGCCGCGTTCCTGCCGTCGGAGGACCTCACCGAGGCGCTCAAAGCGGTGTTCGAGAAGCGCGCCCCGGAGTTCAAGGGCGAGTAAAGCGTCGTTTACCGCTTGCCCCAGTACCAGGCTCGTCCGCATACTTGCATCGCACAACTAATTGATTGATGCAAGCAAGGATGAGGGTGTGGACGACGAAACGATCGACACGATCGCGGTGCAGCTCACTCGATTGCAGCGGATTCGCGACCGCACGGCGGCCCAGATCGGCACCTGGACCAAGGACGGCCTCGATCCCGCCGCATTCGGCGCACTGTTGCGGCTGTGCTGCGACGGACCGATGCGATCGGGCGCGCTCGCGGGCGCATTGCACGCGGACGCGTCGACGGTCAGCCGCCAGGTGGCGCAGTTGGTCGGCCGGCAATTGGTCGAGCGACAGGCCGACCCGGCGGACGGCCGGGCCACCGTACTCGTCGTCACCGACCGCGGCCGGGCCATCGCCGAACAGATCCGCAGGCGCCGCAACGAGAACCTGACCCGGGTGATGGCCGACTGGGCGCCACAGTCCAGGGCCGACTTCGCCGAGCTGCTCCGGCGGTTCGTCGACGACTTCGAGCGCACCAGGCCGGAGATGATCGCCGCGATGCGCCGCAACTGGGATGAGACCTTTACTGGGACGGAGAACGACACGTGACTGAACGCAGCGAGCGAACCATCGGCACCACGACCGGCGACGAGGCGCGGTCGTGACGACATCGGAGACCGTCGCAGCGCCCCCCGCGTTCAGCCACCGCCAGATCCTGGTGATCCTGAGCGGATTGATGCTCGGCATGCTGCTCGCCGCGCTCGACCAGACCATCGTGTCCACCGCGATCCGCACCATCGCCGACGATCTCAACGGCTACTCGATGCAGGCGTGGGCGACCACCGCCTACCTGATCACCGCCACGCTGGCGACGCCGCTGTACGGCAAGTTGTCCGACATGTTCGGCCGCAAGCAGTTCTTCATGCTGGCGATCGCGATCTTCATCGTCGGCTCGCTGCTGTGCACGCTGGCCCAATCGATGTATCAGCTGGCGGCGTTCCGGGCCGTCCAGGGCATCGGCGCGGGCGGACTGATGTCGCTGGCGCTGACCATTCTCGGCGATATCGTCGGGCCGCGAGAGCGCGCGAAGTACCAGGGTTACTTCCTCGCCGTGTTCGGCACCTCCAGTGTGATCGGCCCGGTGCTCGGCGGCGTGCTCGCCGGGCAGGAGACGATTCTCGGTGTCAGCGGCTGGCGCTGGGTGTTCCTGGTGAACGTGCCGATCGGCCTGATCGCGCTCGCGGTGGTGTACCGGGTGCTGAAGCTGCCGAAGCGGCCGCATTCCACCGACCGGGTCGACTGGTGGGGTGTGCTCGTGTTGGCGATCGGACTCGTCCCGCTGCTCATTGTCGCCGAGCAGGGACGCGAATGGGGCTGGGCCAGTGGGCGTTCCATTGCCTGCTATGTGATCGGGGTGGCGGGCATCATCGGATTCGTCTTCGTCGAGAAGGCGCTGCGGGATGCCGCGCTGATCCCGCTGCGCATCTTCAAGAACCGGACCTTCGCGCTCGGCGTGGTGATCTCGTTCGTTGTCGGTGCCGGAATGTTCGGCGGCATCTCGCTGCTGCCGCAGTACCTGCAGGTGGTGCGTGGGGCGAGCCCCACGCTGGCGGGCTTGCAGATGCTGCCGATGGTGCTCGGGCTGATGACCGGTTCGGTGGTGTCCGGCCAGCTGATCGCGCGGACCGGCCGCTATCGCACCTTCACGATCATCGGCGCGAGCATGCTGACGCTCGGCTTGTTCCTGCTGCACTTTCTCAACGCCGACAGCCCGCTGTGGCTCGCGATGATCTTCATGGCGTGCACCGGTTTCGGGCTCGGCAACCTGATGCAGCCGCTCACGCTGGCGCTGCAGAACGCGTTGCCGCCCAAGGACATGGGCGTGTCCACCGCGGCCGCCACCTTCTTCCGGCAGATCGGCGGCACGCTCGGTGTCGCGGTGTTCCTCTCGATCCTGTTCGCGCAACTCACCCCGAACATCTCCGAGGAGATGCGCAGCGCCGCAACCGATCCGCAGTTCCAGCACGCGGTGGTCGAGGGCGCGCGCAGCAGCAACCCCACCGACGCCGCCTTGGCGAAAGGCCTGCTCGCGCAGGACACTTCGGCTGCCGGACAGGTGCTGAAGGACAGCTCGATCATCCAGCAGCTGAGCCCGGACCTGGCCCGCCCGTTCAAGGTCGGCTTCGCGGACTCCATGTCCACCGTGTTCCTGTCGGCCACCGGTGTCGCGCTGCTCGCGCTGATCCTGGTGCTGTTCTGGCGCGAGGTGCCGCTGCGGTTGACCGGCGGCATCGAGGCGGCCAACGCCGAAGCGGCCGAAGCGTCCGACGAGCCGAAATCCGGAGCGCACGTGCTGGACCAGACCGGTTTGCTGCTCGGCGGTGGTGAGGCGGTGAGCCCACGGAACGGCAGTGATCCCGGCGACCGTGCGTCCGGTAGATCGACGGACGGCTCCGGTTCGGCGTGAGCGAATTCGGTCCGGCCGGGCCCGGGGCGACGACCGCTTCGGGCCCGGTGGGCACCGCACGCTGCGGACGCATGCTGTTCTGACACCATGACCAGGGTGATGGTGGCTTTGCGATCCGCGCGCGACAAGTTGTGGCGCCTACCGGGTGCGCTCGGCTACCTGGTGGTCGGCGGCGTGACCTCGGTGCTCGCGCTGTTCGCGGTGGTCGTGCTGCTGCTCGTCGGCGCGTTCTGTCTGATCGGGGTGGGGATACCCGCGCTGCCCGAGGCGGTCCGATTGGTCCGGCCGTTGGTGTCGTTCGATCGGCGCAGGGCCGCACGGTTACTCGGTGAACCGATCGAGGAGGCCTATCAACCGTTCACTGGTGGGCTGCGGCAGCGGGTCGCGACGGTGTTCACCGATCCGGCGAACCGCCGCGACTTCGGCTGGCTGGTCGCACACGCTCTGACCGGGATCTATATCGCGATCTTCGCCGTCGCGCTGCCGGTGAGCGCACTCGTTCAGCTGACGCTCCCCGCATTTTGGCAGTATCTGCCGCCGGGGCAGGAGTTCAGCAGTTACGGGTTCACGGTCGACTCGTGGCCCATGGCGGCGCTCAGCTTCGTCATCGCGTTCCCCGTCGCGCTGGTGTCGCTGCAAATTCCGGTGGCCGCGCGCTGGCAGGCGCTGGCGGCCCGGGCTTTGCTCCAGCCGCCCAAGGGAGTCCGGCTAGCCGACCGGGTCGCGGCGCTCACCGCGACCAGGGCCGCCGCATTGGACGCACACGGTGCGGAGCTGCGCCGGATCGAGCGTGACCTGCACGATGGCGCGCAGGCGCGGCTGGCGGCGGTGATCATGCAACTCGGGCTGGCCGACCAACTGCACGACCAGGATCCGGAAACGGCGCAGCGGCTGGTGCGCAAGGCCCAGGACACCGCGACCGACGCACTGGCCGAACTGCGCGATGTGGTGCGCAACGTGTATCCGCCGGTGCTCTCCGATCGCGGCCTGGCGAGCGCGATCACGGCGGTCGCCGCCCGTAATCCGATCCCGTGTGTGCTCGACCTCAGCGAGGTGGGCAGGCGACCCGCCGCGGTGGAGGCGGCGGCCTACTTCGTCATCACCGAGGCACTCACCAACGCCACCAAGCATTCCCGCGCCGAGGGCATCTCGCTGGTGCTCGGCGGGGCGCCCGAGCTGTTGACGATCGAGATCCGCGACGACGGCGTCGGCGGCGCCGTGGAGACCTACGGCGGCGGCCTGGCCGGTATCCGCCGCCGGGCCGAGGCGCTGGACGGCAGGATGATGCTGACCAGCCCGCCTGGTGGCCCTACTGTATTGCGGGTGGAGTTGCCGTGCGGGTCATGATCGCCGAGGACGACGCCCTCCTGCGGGAGGGGCTGGTGCTGTTGCTGAGCACCGCGGGTATCGAGGTGGTCGCCGCCGTGGACAACGCGGACGACTTCCTCGCGGCGGTGGCCGCCGACCGGCCCGACGCGATCGTCGTTGATGTCCGGCTGCCGCCGACCTTCACCGACGACGGGTTGCGCGCGGCTGTCAGCGCCCGCAAGCTGCATCCCGGCCTGCCGGTGCTGGTGTTGTCGTCGTGGGTGGAGGACAGCTACGCCGCCGAACTGCTCGGCGACGGCGCGGGCGGTGTCGGCTATCTGCTCAAGGAACGGGTCGGCAAGGTGGACCGTTTCCTGGATTCGCTGCGCCGGGTCGCCGCGGGTGGCACCGCGATGGACCCCGAGGTGATCTCGCAACTGCTGGTGCGACGCAAGGCCGATGATCCGATGGCCGCGCTGACCGCCCGCGAGCGTGAGGTGCTCGCGCTGATGGCCGAGGGCCACAACAACGCGACCATCGCCGAGCGGCTGGTGGTCAGCGAAGGCGCTGTGCACAAACACATTCGGAGCATCTTCGCCAAGCTCGGCCTGTCCACCGAGGATGTCGGGCACCGCCGGGTACTCGCGGTGCTCGCCTATCTGAACGCGTGAAGGCCTGAACCCGTTGGGGCTCAGGCCTGCACACGCGGTTCCGGGTCAGTCTGCCTGGCAGGTGATATCCGTGGCGGGCAGGGTGCCGTCGCGGAAGTAGGTGTTCACCGCCGAGTACACGCAGCTGTTCTGGTAGCGCCCGAATATCCAGTGGATGGCCACATCCTCAAGGGTGACCATTCGGGACGCGCTCAGGTCGTTGTGCATGGCGACCGCACCCTGGTAGGCGGTGCGGGTGTCACCGGTGGACTGCACGATCAGGGCGGGCACCGAATTGCGCACTACCGTAAGGGGTTCGGCGGGCGGCGCCCAGAACGCGCACGGCGTGATGTTGTTGGCCAACGCGCCGAACACCGGTTGGTCGGCACGGGCCGCTTCGATGTTGCGCCAATAGAATTGGGGATCCCGCGGCGCGGCGACATCGCCGCACATGATGGCCATCTGTGACGAATTGTCCCTCGGTCGTGCCCGCAACGCGAAGCCGAGCGTGGCATCCAACGTCTCGTCGACCTCGACGGGTTTCCCATCGGCGGCGTCGGCGATCTTGCGCACCTGACCGGCGAGCATCTCGTACTGGTCCGGGGAGTCCAACCCGACGAACAGCACCATGGGCAGCCAGTGATCGTCGATCTCATACTCGCCCAACCGGATCGGCTTGTCCGCGGCCCGGCGGATCAGGCCATGGACGGTGTCGCGGACCTGGGCGCGGGTGGAGCCGAAGTGGTACTCGCCGTCGCGAGCCGCCACCCAATCCGCCCACAGGTCGAGGGCGGCCTCATTGGCCGGTCCCATCGCCTGCATCATCCCCACCACGCCGTACTGGTCCGGATCCGCGGCGCTGTCCAGTACGAACCGATCGCTGCGCTCGGGGAACATCTGGGTGTACACCGCACCCAGATAGGTGCCGTATGAGGTGCCGTAGTAACTGATCCGGTCCACGCCGAAAATGCCGCGGATCACATCCATGTCCCGCGCGGTGTTGCGGGTCGTGATGTACGGCAGCCGGGCCGCTTCGGTCGTCGCGCAGCGGGCGGCCAGGTCGCCTTGCATCGCAACGGATTCCGCGAAGCTCGTCGCGTCGACGCCCGCCGAGTGCAGCCCGATGCCGCGCGGCCAGTGGCAGTCGACGGGGGAGGAGCGCCCGACGCCGCGCGGATCCATGCCGATCAGGTCATAGCGAGCGCGCACGTCGGGCGTCATCGCCTTGCCGACATCGACCATGAAGTCGAGACCCGCACCGCCCGGCCCGCCGGAGTTGGACAGCATGACGCCGTGCTTCCGCGCGGGATCGGCGGCTATCCGCGAGATCGCCACCGTGAGTGTTGGTCCCTGCGGCTCGGCGTAGTCGAGTGGCACGGTGACATCGGCGCACTGCGCGCCTGCCTCGTCGAGCTTGGGCTCTCCGCACGCCTTCCAGTCCAGCTGCTGGCTGTAGAAGCGCTCCAGCGCAGGTGTTTCCGTGTTCGCGTTGGCCTCGGGCCCGGCACAGCCAACCAGACCGGCACAGGCCACCAGGCCGGTGATGCCGGCCAACGCCGCCGTGAGCCCTCTTGTGCGTTTCACTGTCATCCCTCCGATGTGGTTCGGCCGCACCCGAAATCGGAGCGGTACTGGATAGCCGCGCGCCGGCCGATCACGGGGTGCACAGGGCGGCGTCGAGCAGACCTTCGACCACGTCGGAGGCTTGCTCGGAAGTCGGCAGCTGGTTCACCGTGACGGTCACCGCGGTGCCATCGGCCGTCACGCCGTTGCGTGTCTCGAAGCCGGGGATGCTGCCGCCATGCCCCCACACCTCTTTGTCGCACGGCACGGGCTGGTGGATGAGGCCGAGCCCGTAACCCGCGCCCGGCCCACGGTCGAACGGCACGGTGCGCTTCATTTCGGCCAATTGCGCGGACGGCAAGAGCTTTCCGGCCAGCAGCGCGGCGAAGAACCGGTTCAGATCGGCGCCGGTGGCGACCATATCGCCCGCGGTGCCCGCCCACGACGGGTCGAAGTCGGTGAAATCGACCGGCTTGCCGTCTCTTACGTGATAGCCACGGACATGCGGGCCACGGATGGTCGATTCGCGGGCGGCGGGCACGTAGGTGTCCCGCAGGCCGAGCGGCTCGATGATCCGGCGTTGGATCTCGTCGGCGGCCGAGTGACCGGTCACCCGCTCGATCAACAGGCCGAGCAGCAGATAGTTGGTATTGGTGTAGACCGATTTCGCGCCGGGTTCGAAGTTCGGCGGCATCGTCATCGCATTGCGGACCAGATCGGCCATCTCGAAGTGCTGCCAGCGCAGCGCTTCCTCCTCCGGATTCAACTGCTCGGCATGCTCTCGGTCGATGCCGTTGCCATTGCCACGCCCCAGGTAATCCGGCAGGCCGCTGGTGTGCTGCAACAGCTGGCGCACCGTGATCCGGTTGCCGTCGTTGCCATTGCCCTGCACCACGCCGGGCAGGTAGCGCTCGATCGGGGCATCCAGGTCGGCCTTGCCCTCGGACACCAGCTGCAAAACCACCGTCGCGACGAACGTCTTTGTGTTGCTGCCGATCCGGACCCGCGCGTCGTCGGGGAACGGAGCGCGGGTGCTTACATCGCCGACACCCGCGGTGAAGGTGCGATGCCCGCCTGGCCCGTCGATGACCACCTGGACACCGGGAAACCCGTTCCGCACCACCTGATCCATCGCGGCGGCAATGGCGGGCGGAGCGGTTTTGGGCGAGTCGTCCGGCCTTGCCACCGACGTCTCACCGCCACACGCGGCCGCCGCGAGCACCGCGCCGACCACGACGGCCGAAAGGGCGGCCTTTCCGGAATTGCGCCGAAATGGGTTCATGAGCAGTCGATTCCTCCTGTTCGAGCCGGTCGGCATGGGTGCGTCCCCGACGATTCGAGCCTAGGAATCCGGCGCTGCCCAGCCCATGCCGCGCGCACCCGAATGCCCGGTACCGCCTGCTGGAGTGGCATGGTGGTGCTAGCACCACGGCCGGTATCGATGACGTCAGATCATCAGTGGCTCATCGGTGACGTCGAAGGGCGAGTGTGCCGACTCGGCCTGACGATTGTCTACGTTCGTAGCCGAAGGTCCGACGGTCAGAGAGGGGACCGAATGCTGAAGTTCGCTGTGCTCGGTGAGGTGCGTGCGTGGCGCGATGAGCTGGAGCTCGATCTTGGCTCCAAGCAGCGCCGAGCCTTGCTGGCAGCATTGTTGTTGCGCAGCGGACGTTCGGCGACGGTGCCGGAACTCATCGACGGTGTCTGGGGCGAGCATCCGACGCCGAGTGCGATCGGCGCGCTGCGCAACCACATCCTGCATCTGCGCCGCGCGCTCGAGCCGGAGCGCCCGTCCGGCGCGCCCGCCACCGTGCTGGTCGGGTTCGGCGGCGGCTACGCGCTGCGGCTCGCGCCCGGCGCGGTGGATGTGGAGATGGTCGAGGACATGCTGCTCGAGGTCCAGCCGGACCGGATCGGCGCGGAGCCGTCGCACGCGGTCGAGCTGGTCCGCGAACGCCTCGACGCCGCGCTGCGGTTATGGTCGGGCACGCCGCTGGCGGGACTGCCAGGACCCTACGCGGATCGCCAGCGCACCCAGCTGATCGAACGACGGGTGGCGCTGCTGGAACAGCGGATCGAACTCGACCTGCGCCTCGGCCGCTACCCGGAGGTGATCGCCGAGCTGACGCCGCTGTGCGCCGAGCACCCGATGCGGGAACAGATCCGCGGCCTGTTGATGACCGCGTTGTATCACGCGGGCCGCCAAGCCGAAGCGCTCGCGGTGTACGCCGACACCCGCAAGGTGCTCATCGAGCGGCTCGGCATCGAACCCGGACAGCAGCTGGCCGAACTGCACCAGCGCATTCTGCGTGCGGATCTGCCCGCGCCACAACGGGATACCGATAAACAACCGGTTATCGTTCGCCCGCCGCGTCGTGCCGTCGCCAGGGTCGCGCAGTTGCCCGCCGATGTCGTCGACTTCACCGGTCGTACTGAGACGGTCCGCCGGATCAGCGAATGGCTCACCCGCACAGATGGTTTCGCGGTGCCGGTGTGTGTGATCGGCGGCATGGGCGGCATCGGCAAGAGCGCGCTCGCGGTGCACGTCGGTCATCGCATCCGGGAACACTTCCCGGACGGACAGTTACACGTCGATCTGCACGGCTTCGCGCAGGCCCGCGGCCGCAACCTGGCCGACCGGTCCGGCACCCCGGCCGCCGACACACTGGGCGACTTCCTGCGTGCCCTCGGCATTCCGGAGGGCGAGATCGCGCCGACGCTCGCCGAGCGCTCGGCCCAGTTCCGCAGCTTCCTCGACGGCAAACGGGTGCTCGTCGTGCTGGACAACGCGCGAGACGTCGACCAGGTGGCCCCGCTGATTCCCGGCACGCCCGGCTCGGCGGTGCTGATCACCAGCCGCTCGTCCATGCCCGAATTACCC from Nocardia iowensis includes these protein-coding regions:
- a CDS encoding flavin reductase family protein gives rise to the protein MTEAQRPATDFQIPDDLSGITAEQFRASMRHYPAGVTVVTLDSPQGPIGFTATSFASLSLAPPLVSFNISHTSSSLAALVDADSVVIHFLGEHQHDLAQRFARTAENRFTDRSLWTTLDTGEPVLHGTPIWVRATIHQLIPIGDHTLVVGLVTRVHDNTNETPTAAPLLYYNGQYHRPTKLGD
- a CDS encoding YbaK/EbsC family protein encodes the protein MRRSTLPPIACRVADTLIARGHHGVIVTQPAPTPTVADAARTLGVDVGAITTSLVFLLDEDPVLLLVSGAHEVDLESTGKRLEGTLTMAPADLVREVTGQPINGVAPVGHPTNLPTWVDTALSRHREVWAAGGHPNTVFRTSFQELVRITAGLPIDVD
- a CDS encoding 2-oxo-4-hydroxy-4-carboxy-5-ureidoimidazoline decarboxylase, with the protein product MLMHQGIGLDRFNQISRARAIHALFDCCCNVTWAAKLADARPYPDRDALLAKADVELLALSQADLDRALEVVVHEPVSGSRVTELAHVTRARIARMLGPSEGYPEY
- a CDS encoding crotonase/enoyl-CoA hydratase family protein — protein: MTDWQAFTVETKDYVAQVTLTGPGKGNAMGPDFWRELPEIFQALDADPEVRAIVLTGSGKHFSYGLDLPAMSGTFGPLMGDRALAAPRTEFLTEVRKMQAAVTAVADSRKPVIAAISGWCIGGGLDLIAAADIRYASADAKFSLREAKVAIVADIGSLHRLPGIIGEGQLRELAYTAKDIDAVRAEKIGLVNDVFEDQDAALDAAHATAREIAANPPLVVQGVKDVLDQRRKDEVAAGLRYVSAWNAAFLPSEDLTEALKAVFEKRAPEFKGE
- a CDS encoding MarR family winged helix-turn-helix transcriptional regulator; translated protein: MDDETIDTIAVQLTRLQRIRDRTAAQIGTWTKDGLDPAAFGALLRLCCDGPMRSGALAGALHADASTVSRQVAQLVGRQLVERQADPADGRATVLVVTDRGRAIAEQIRRRRNENLTRVMADWAPQSRADFAELLRRFVDDFERTRPEMIAAMRRNWDETFTGTENDT
- a CDS encoding sensor histidine kinase, with the protein product MTRVMVALRSARDKLWRLPGALGYLVVGGVTSVLALFAVVVLLLVGAFCLIGVGIPALPEAVRLVRPLVSFDRRRAARLLGEPIEEAYQPFTGGLRQRVATVFTDPANRRDFGWLVAHALTGIYIAIFAVALPVSALVQLTLPAFWQYLPPGQEFSSYGFTVDSWPMAALSFVIAFPVALVSLQIPVAARWQALAARALLQPPKGVRLADRVAALTATRAAALDAHGAELRRIERDLHDGAQARLAAVIMQLGLADQLHDQDPETAQRLVRKAQDTATDALAELRDVVRNVYPPVLSDRGLASAITAVAARNPIPCVLDLSEVGRRPAAVEAAAYFVITEALTNATKHSRAEGISLVLGGAPELLTIEIRDDGVGGAVETYGGGLAGIRRRAEALDGRMMLTSPPGGPTVLRVELPCGS
- a CDS encoding response regulator, whose translation is MRVMIAEDDALLREGLVLLLSTAGIEVVAAVDNADDFLAAVAADRPDAIVVDVRLPPTFTDDGLRAAVSARKLHPGLPVLVLSSWVEDSYAAELLGDGAGGVGYLLKERVGKVDRFLDSLRRVAAGGTAMDPEVISQLLVRRKADDPMAALTAREREVLALMAEGHNNATIAERLVVSEGAVHKHIRSIFAKLGLSTEDVGHRRVLAVLAYLNA
- a CDS encoding alpha/beta fold hydrolase — translated: MTVKRTRGLTAALAGITGLVACAGLVGCAGPEANANTETPALERFYSQQLDWKACGEPKLDEAGAQCADVTVPLDYAEPQGPTLTVAISRIAADPARKHGVMLSNSGGPGGAGLDFMVDVGKAMTPDVRARYDLIGMDPRGVGRSSPVDCHWPRGIGLHSAGVDATSFAESVAMQGDLAARCATTEAARLPYITTRNTARDMDVIRGIFGVDRISYYGTSYGTYLGAVYTQMFPERSDRFVLDSAADPDQYGVVGMMQAMGPANEAALDLWADWVAARDGEYHFGSTRAQVRDTVHGLIRRAADKPIRLGEYEIDDHWLPMVLFVGLDSPDQYEMLAGQVRKIADAADGKPVEVDETLDATLGFALRARPRDNSSQMAIMCGDVAAPRDPQFYWRNIEAARADQPVFGALANNITPCAFWAPPAEPLTVVRNSVPALIVQSTGDTRTAYQGAVAMHNDLSASRMVTLEDVAIHWIFGRYQNSCVYSAVNTYFRDGTLPATDITCQAD
- a CDS encoding serine hydrolase domain-containing protein — encoded protein: MNPFRRNSGKAALSAVVVGAVLAAAACGGETSVARPDDSPKTAPPAIAAAMDQVVRNGFPGVQVVIDGPGGHRTFTAGVGDVSTRAPFPDDARVRIGSNTKTFVATVVLQLVSEGKADLDAPIERYLPGVVQGNGNDGNRITVRQLLQHTSGLPDYLGRGNGNGIDREHAEQLNPEEEALRWQHFEMADLVRNAMTMPPNFEPGAKSVYTNTNYLLLGLLIERVTGHSAADEIQRRIIEPLGLRDTYVPAARESTIRGPHVRGYHVRDGKPVDFTDFDPSWAGTAGDMVATGADLNRFFAALLAGKLLPSAQLAEMKRTVPFDRGPGAGYGLGLIHQPVPCDKEVWGHGGSIPGFETRNGVTADGTAVTVTVNQLPTSEQASDVVEGLLDAALCTP